The Bos javanicus breed banteng chromosome 11, ARS-OSU_banteng_1.0, whole genome shotgun sequence genome includes a window with the following:
- the PTGDS gene encoding prostaglandin-H2 D-isomerase isoform X2, with product MATPNRLWMGLLLLGVLGVLQTPAPAQAALQPNFEEDKFLGRWFTSGLASNSSWFLEKKKVLSMCKSVVAPAADGGLNLTSTFLRKDQCETRTLLLRPAGPPGCYSYTSPHWSSTHEVSVAETDYETYALLYTEGVRGPGQDFRMATLYSRSQNPRAEVKEHFTTFAKSLGFTEEGIVFLPKTDKCMEEHP from the exons ATGGCCACTCCGAATAGGCTGTGGATGGGGCTGCTCCTGCTGGGGGTCCTGGGGGTCCTGCAGACCCCAGCCCCCGCCCAGGCCGCCCTGCAGCCCAACTTCGAAGAGGACAAG TTTCTGGGGCGCTGGTTCACCTCCGGCCTTGCCTCCAACTCGAGCTGGTTCCTGGAGAAGAAGAAGGTGCTGTCCATGTGCAAGTCTGTGGTGGCCCCCGCGGCGGACGGCGGCCTCAACCTCACCTCTACCTTCCTCAG GAAAGACCAGTGTGAGACGCGGACCTTACTGCTGCGCCCCGCCGGCCCCCCAGGCTGCTACAGCTACACCAGCCCTC ACTGGAGCAGCACCCACGAGGTGTCAGTGGCAGAGACAGACTACGAGACCTACGCCCTGCTCTACACAGAGGGTGTCCGAGGCCCGGGGCAGGACTTCCGCATGGCCACGCTCTACA GCCGCTCCCAGAACCCCCGAGCCGAGGTCAAGGAACACTTCACCACCTTTGCCAAGAGCCTGGGCTTCACAGAGGAAGGCATTGTGTTCCTGCCGAAGACTG ACAAGTGCATGGAGGAGCACCCATAG
- the PTGDS gene encoding prostaglandin-H2 D-isomerase isoform X1 yields the protein MATPNRLWMGLLLLGVLGVLQTPAPAQAALQPNFEEDKFLGRWFTSGLASNSSWFLEKKKVLSMCKSVVAPAADGGLNLTSTFLRKDQCETRTLLLRPAGPPGCYSYTSPHWSSTHEVSVAETDYETYALLYTEGVRGPGQDFRMATLYSRSQNPRAEVKEHFTTFAKSLGFTEEGIVFLPKTAPGPGPARCSSGNTTSLDSSHAHRVPGPGSAPGMQRSQPGRGAGQALETGPVDGCPRRDTGTATWGSAQAP from the exons ATGGCCACTCCGAATAGGCTGTGGATGGGGCTGCTCCTGCTGGGGGTCCTGGGGGTCCTGCAGACCCCAGCCCCCGCCCAGGCCGCCCTGCAGCCCAACTTCGAAGAGGACAAG TTTCTGGGGCGCTGGTTCACCTCCGGCCTTGCCTCCAACTCGAGCTGGTTCCTGGAGAAGAAGAAGGTGCTGTCCATGTGCAAGTCTGTGGTGGCCCCCGCGGCGGACGGCGGCCTCAACCTCACCTCTACCTTCCTCAG GAAAGACCAGTGTGAGACGCGGACCTTACTGCTGCGCCCCGCCGGCCCCCCAGGCTGCTACAGCTACACCAGCCCTC ACTGGAGCAGCACCCACGAGGTGTCAGTGGCAGAGACAGACTACGAGACCTACGCCCTGCTCTACACAGAGGGTGTCCGAGGCCCGGGGCAGGACTTCCGCATGGCCACGCTCTACA GCCGCTCCCAGAACCCCCGAGCCGAGGTCAAGGAACACTTCACCACCTTTGCCAAGAGCCTGGGCTTCACAGAGGAAGGCATTGTGTTCCTGCCGAAGACTG CCCCTGGGCCAGGCCCAGCAAGATGCTCCTCAGGAAACACCACCTCCCTGGATTCATCACATGCCCaccgtgtgccaggccctgggtcgGCCCCGGGGATGCAAAGGTCCCAGCCTGGGAGGGGTGCGGGGCAGGCCCTAGAAACGGGGCCTGTGGACGGGTGTCCGCGTCGGGACACAGGGACAGCCACATGGGGCTCAGCACAGGCTCCCTGA
- the LCNL1 gene encoding lipocalin-like 1 protein produces the protein MGGVWWGPLGQGAPGGQASAPGSNLIGAYHSGVCPRRPGQCSREQPDRSLSSEGACPRRAGQRTGASQGHKGTVGEATPTLLSCSRALCHRQQPPSRMLQTLLISGTLTLLAAAPGQAQVPIQADFDASQFQGPWYVVGAVSDDQNFLDAKDNMKMPVVLVTSLANGNLGIKFGFPTPDGGCQETDSTFTKGAVDGQFSNEAMAQTDIRVAFTDYKHFAVMYFETQKAGVKNVWLQLYARAPELFPEGAQRMQQLAPKVGLNPSQGVLLPKSDQCAEVLA, from the exons ATGGGCGGGGTCTGGTGGGGGCCACTGGGCCAGGGTGCTCCAGGCGGGCAGGCCAGTGCTCCAGGGAGCAACCTGATCGGAGCCTATCACAGTGGGGTCTGTCCCAGGCGGCCAGGCCAGTGCTCCAGGGAGCAACCTGATCGGAGCCTATCATCAGAGGGGGCATGTCCCAGGCGGGCAGGCCAGCGCACCGGGGCGTCTCAGGGGCATAAAGGCACAGTGGGAGAGGCCACCCCAACCCTCCTGTCCTGCTCCCGAGCCCTGTGCCATCGACAACAGCCACCTTCCAGGATGCTGCAGACGCTGCTGATCAGCGGGACCCTCACCCTACTCGCTGCAGCCCCAGGCCAGGCCCAGGTCCCCATCCAGGCTGACTTTGATGCCAGCCAG TTCCAGGGCCCCTGGTACGTGGTTGGGGCGGTGTCGGACGACCAGAACTTCCTGGATGCCAAGGACAACATGAAGATGCCCGTGGTCTTGGTGACCTCCTTGGCCAACGGCAACCTGGGCATCAAGTTTGGGTTCCCCAC GCCCGATGGCGGGTGCCAGGAGACGGACAGCACCTTCACCAAGGGGGCCGTGGACGGGCAGTTCAGCAACGAGG CTATGGCGCAGACCGACATCAGGGTGGCTTTCACCGACTATAAGCACTTCGCCGTCATGTACTTCGAGACTCAGAAGGCGGGTGTAAAGAACGTCTGGCTGCAGCTCTACG CCCGGGCCCCAGAGCTGTTTCCTGAAGGAGCCCAGAGGATGCAGCAGCTGGCACCCAAAGTGGGCCTGAACCCCAGCCAGGGCGTCCTGCTGCCCAAGTCAG ACCAGTGCGCGGAGGTCCTGGCCTAG